A single Triticum dicoccoides isolate Atlit2015 ecotype Zavitan chromosome 2A, WEW_v2.0, whole genome shotgun sequence DNA region contains:
- the LOC119357588 gene encoding uncharacterized protein LOC119357588, producing MASATSTAELEAAIAALPAKKQRLRESFDRLLAASPIPVPFTWADVDAHISSLQASIARRFRQLQAHQAAALRSTADPVQHLLRGKGQDSSEEEEDWARPNRAPSDLNAGEEGSQGGAEMAIEASPGQYDAVEEGEASPGLEPEEGEAFLGLEPEEEEEEEEGEQGRVEVAIEGSAGQYDAVEEGEASPDLEPEEEDEEDGGRAKRAPSDLTDEEEGEQGRAEMAIEGSPGQDDAVEDWEASPGLEPEEEEEEEREEETILGAYPSHRHGETTGKAPSSWRTPDHAGGAGEAVRWNLAAARADRDASLLADMLYWGNKRSLRARRQFLPALLCAAEPHALVVGAVRDFLARAEPKSDKNWENCASLLCCVPSLRAEPSVATLERARRLAEDWREMIIGRPETCRDLGRLAVWGLLQFLASYKITLELDADGINHLLADVPRNKKQSCIELRNGLGLIHAMADSADHLIENGQPVDAISHLIENGKPLDAIKLACDLNLTDKYPPLSLMNDYVGKAKKTAQEILSREGDSRDSLNQAMARQVNALILSWRAVDEHVDVAHRTGIKAEITQLLHGYARKRQSLSVPVGSSSSSSPPAWSPQRRRQELPPEEEEAGQKQHKKRKRKPHWLQREARQHRFHEQPRFLPRCVGARPGHDAGGGRDRGGEGLPGVRGGPPRCPGSPY from the exons ATGGCGTCGGCGACGTCGACGGCGGAGCTGGAGGCCGCCATCGCCGCCCTCCCCGCCAAGAAGCAGCGCCTGCGGGAGTCCTTcgaccgcctcctcgccgcctcccCCATCCCCGTCCCCTTCACCTGGGCCGACGTCGACGCCCACATCTCCTCCCTCCAGGCCTCCATCGCCCGACGCTTCCGCCAGCTCCAGGCGCACCAGGCCGCCGCGCTCCGGTCCACCGCCGACCCCGTCCAGCACCTGCTGAGGGGCAAGGGCCAAGACAgcagcgaggaggaggaagattggGCGCGGCCCAATCGCGCGCCTTCGGACCTCAATGCCGGGGAGGAGGGGTCGCAGGGGGGTGCGGAGATGGCAATCGAGGCGTCTCCCGGCCAGTACGACGCCGTTGAGGAAGGGGAGGCGTCTCCTGGCCTTGaaccggaggagggggaggcgttTCTTGGCCTtgaaccagaggaggaggaggaggagg AGGAGGGGGAGCAGGGGAGGGTGGAGGTGGCAATCGAGGGGTCTGCCGGCCAGTACGACGCCGTCGAGGAGGGGGAGGCGTCTCCTGACCTTGAAccagaggaggaggacgaagaagatGGGGGGCGGGCCAAGCGGGCACCTTCGGACCTCACTgacgaggaggagggggagcaggGGAGGGCGGAGATGGCAATCGAGGGGTCTCCCGGCCAAGACGACGCCGTTGAAGACTGGGAGGCGTCTCCTGGCCTTGaaccagaggaggaagaggaagaggagcgggaggaggagacCATCCTAGGGGCGTACCCAAGCCATCGCCACGGGGAGACGACGGGGAAGGCGCCGAGCAGCTGGCGGACGCCGGACCACGCAGGCGGCGCGGGGGAGGCCGTGAGGTGGAACCTCGCGGCGGCGCGCGCCGACAGGGACGCCTCGCTGCTGGCGGACATGCTGTACTGGGGCAACAAGAGGAGCCTGCGCGCCCGGCGGCAGTTCCTCCCGGCGCTGCTGTGCGCCGCGGAGCCCCACGCGCTGGTCGTCGGCGCCGTCAGGGACTTCCTGGCCAGGGCCGAGCCCAAGAGCGACAAGAACTGGGAGAACTGCGCCTCGCTCCTCTGCTGCGTCCCCAGCCTCAGGGCCGAGCCGTCGGTGGCCACGCTGGAGCGGGCCAGACGGCTGGCCGAGGACTGGAGGGAGATGATCATCGGCAGGCCTGAAACTTGCAGGGACCTCGGCCGGCTCGCCGTATGGGGCCTTCTGCAGTTTCTTGCCTCGTACAAAATCACCTTGGAGCTGGACGCCGATGGGATAAACCATCTCCTCGCCGACGTCCCGCGCAACAAAAAGCAGAGCTGCATCGAGCTCCGCAATGGTCTCGGGCTGATCCACGCCATGGCTG ACTCGGCCGACCATCTGATTGAGAATGGGCAGCCAGTTGATGCTATCAGCCATCTGATTGAGAATGGGAAGCCACTTGATGCTATAAAACTGGCGTGTGATTTGAATCTGACCGACAAATATCCTCCACTTTCCCTCATGAATGATTATGTTGGCAAAGCTAAGAAGACTGCTCAGGAGATATTGAGCAGGGAAGGCGATTCACGGGACTCTCTG AACCAGGCCATGGCGAGGCAGGTGAACGCCCTGATACTGTCGTGGAGGGCGGTGGACGAGCACGTCGACGTCGCGCACCGCACCGGCATCAAGGCGGAGATCACCCAGCTGCTGCACGGGTACGCGCGCAAGCGGCAGAGCCTGTCGGTGCCGGtcggttcttcctcctcctcctccccgcctgCCTGGAGCCCGCAGCGGCGGCGTCAGGAGCTGCCGCCGGAAGAGGAGGAGGCCGGGCAGAAGCAGCACAAGAAGCGGAAGCGGAAGCCGCACTGGCTGCAGCGGGAGGCGCGGCAGCACCGGTTCCACGAGCAGCCCAGGTTCTTGCCCCGGTGCGTCGGTGCCCGGCCGGGGCACGACGCCGGCGGGGGCCGTGATCGTGGCGGCGAGGGGCTCCCGGGGGTCCGTGGAGGGCCTCCTCGGTGCCCTGGTAGCCCGTATTAG